A window from Temnothorax longispinosus isolate EJ_2023e chromosome 1, Tlon_JGU_v1, whole genome shotgun sequence encodes these proteins:
- the Rogdi gene encoding protein rogdi, which produces MADCEKEEAHNLQMEFEWVLHEEVHSSLSQLRNILMECAQRFPLALFGNDQHNKTDRFVFAAPHDQVKCVAVLTGDSITNAEVNFKVQRQQNVNMRTSIQSEHPWKLQQIQDAANHLQQGIAHIDNVDRHYLFKTSDEVMHVLGNILGCLQRSRTSLIVPRKKTIDDLIKSRNMKSLNPNLPENLAISFYIQSYKLVLAVYQLENAHGSVKYETQQAECSVPWLNDALVLLTIALQLCQRLKDKICVFSQYKDFTVGSRVPSVMGW; this is translated from the exons ATGGCGGACTGCGAGAAGGAGGAGGCACACAATCTC CAAATGGAGTTCGAGTGGGTGCTCCACGAAGAAGTGCACTCCTCGTTGTCGCAGCTCCGAAACATTTTGATG GAGTGTGCTCAACGCTTCCCATTGGCTCTCTTCGGTAACGATCAGCACAATAAAACTGACAGATTTGTCTTTGCGGCCCCGCATGATCAAGTAAAGTGCGTTGCTGTGCTGACGGGCGACAGTATTACAAATGCG GAAGTGAATTTTAAGGTGCAGCGACAACAGAATGTTAATATGAGGACGAGTATTCAAAGTGAACATCCGTGGAAGTTGCAACAAATTCAAGATGCTGCTAACCACTTGCAGCAAGGCATCGCCCATATAGACAACGTAGACAgacattatctttttaaaacgtCGGATGAAGTTATGCATGTGCTAGGTAATATCCTGGGCTGCCTTCAGAGGAGCAGAACTAGCTTGATCGTCCCTAGGAAGAAGACAATTGATGATCTCATCAAGAGTCGGAATATG AAATCTCTCAATCCGAACCTTCCAGAGAACTTGGCCATTAGCTTTTACATTCAAAGCTACAAACTGGTTTTAGCTGTTTACCAGTTAGAAAATGCTCATGGTAGCGTCAAGTACGAAACTCAACAAGCGGAATGCAGCGTGCCATGGCTGAATGATGCTCTCGTATTGCTTACTATTGCCCTACAACTTTGTCAACGACTGAAAGACAAG ATATGTGTCTTTTCtcaatataaagattttacgGTAGGTTCTCGAGTTCCTTCCGTGATGGGCTGGTAA
- the LOC139825307 gene encoding glutathione S-transferase theta-1, whose protein sequence is MTLKLYYDLLSQPSRALYIFFKVCNIPFEKKIVNLKNLEQYTPEFEQINPFKKVPVIEHDGFKLGESVGITRYVCREFKVDEPWYPSDSRKQATVDEYLEWQHLNTRLHCAAYFLAKFLNPLMRGKPANPEKVAELEGRMNDCIDIIENVWLKDKPFLTGNTISVADIFCACELEQPRLAGYDPKKGRPRLTAWMEKVAAETSPHYQDAHKFLNQMAAQDPQKPFSFKL, encoded by the exons ATGACTTTGAAGTTGTATTACGATCTGCTCTCACAACCCTCGAGAGcactatacatatttttcaaagtatgtAACATACCGTTCGAAAAGAAGATTGTAAATCTGAAGAATCTCGAGCAATACACTCCGGAATTTGAGCAGATTAATCCGTTCAAGAAAGTCCCCGTTATAGAGCACGACGGCTTCAAACTTGGCGAAAG CGTAGGGATTACGCGATACGTGTGCCGAGAGTTTAAAGTGGACGAACCCTGGTATCCGTCCGATTCGAGAAAACAGGCTACAGTTGACGAATATCTCGAGTGGCAACATCTCAACACGAGACTTCATTGCGCAGCATATTTTTTAGCGAAG TTTCTTAATCCGCTCATGCGGGGTAAGCCGGCAAACCCGGAAAAGGTGGCCGAATTGGAAGGTCGTATGAACGATTGCATCGACATTATTGAGAACGTATGGCTGAAAGATAAACCATTCTTGACGGGAAACACGATTAGCGTGGCTGATATATTCTGCGCTTGCGAATTGGAACAACCGC GATTGGCCGGTTACGATCCGAAAAAGGGGAGACCACGCCTGACCGCCTGGATGGAAAAAGTTGCCGCCGAAACAAGCCCTCACTATCAAGATGCTCATAAATTCTTAAATCAAATGGCTGCACAAGATCCACAGAAACCCTTTAGTTTTAAGctttaa